A genome region from Hymenobacter tibetensis includes the following:
- a CDS encoding Glu/Leu/Phe/Val dehydrogenase dimerization domain-containing protein, translated as MKELLAKFENKRPEIVFEWKDAETEAEGWVVINSLRGGAAGGGTRMRKGLDKREVESLAKTMEVKFTVSGPAIGGAKSGINFDPQDPRKRGVLERWYRAVIPLLKAYYGTGGDLNVDEIHDVIPITEDYGLWHPQEGIVNGHYRATEPQKIQKLGQLRQGVVKVLEDASFTPDLRRKYTVADLITGYGVAEAVRHYYELWGDRSVVGKRAIVQGWGNVGAAAAYYLASQGARVTGIIDRAGGLLNPEGFTLEEIRTLFLNRAGNALTADNLLSFEEINEQVWHSGAEIFIPAASSRLVSRNQVEQLIAGGLEVISCGANVPFQDPEIFFGPTGEFADQHTSVIPDFVANCGMARVFAYLMETNAEITDQAIFGDTSRVIRQALARTRQQGEGITGLAQKSFEMALRQLV; from the coding sequence ATGAAAGAGCTGCTAGCAAAATTTGAAAATAAACGCCCCGAAATTGTTTTTGAGTGGAAGGACGCCGAAACTGAAGCAGAGGGTTGGGTGGTTATCAACTCGTTACGAGGTGGCGCGGCAGGCGGCGGCACCCGTATGCGCAAAGGCCTCGACAAGCGCGAAGTGGAAAGCCTAGCGAAAACCATGGAAGTGAAATTTACGGTGTCGGGACCCGCTATTGGCGGAGCTAAATCGGGAATCAACTTCGACCCGCAGGATCCGCGCAAGCGTGGGGTGCTGGAACGGTGGTACCGGGCCGTAATTCCGCTGCTTAAGGCCTACTATGGCACCGGCGGCGACCTGAACGTAGACGAAATCCACGATGTCATTCCGATTACAGAGGACTACGGGCTTTGGCACCCGCAGGAGGGCATCGTAAACGGCCACTACCGGGCCACCGAGCCGCAGAAGATTCAGAAGCTAGGCCAGCTGCGCCAGGGGGTGGTAAAAGTGCTGGAAGACGCCAGCTTTACGCCTGACTTGCGCCGCAAGTACACCGTAGCCGACCTTATTACAGGCTACGGCGTGGCCGAGGCAGTGCGCCACTACTACGAACTGTGGGGCGACCGGTCGGTGGTAGGCAAGCGGGCCATTGTGCAGGGCTGGGGCAATGTGGGGGCCGCCGCCGCATATTACCTCGCTAGCCAAGGCGCCCGCGTTACGGGCATCATCGACAGAGCAGGCGGCCTGCTGAATCCGGAAGGCTTTACGCTGGAAGAAATTCGGACGCTGTTTTTAAACCGCGCCGGCAACGCCCTCACGGCCGACAACCTGCTTTCGTTCGAGGAAATAAACGAGCAGGTGTGGCATTCGGGTGCTGAGATTTTTATTCCGGCGGCTTCCTCCCGGCTGGTCTCGCGGAACCAAGTGGAGCAGCTAATTGCGGGCGGACTGGAAGTTATTTCCTGCGGGGCCAACGTACCGTTCCAGGACCCGGAAATCTTTTTCGGTCCTACCGGCGAGTTTGCCGACCAGCACACTTCCGTTATTCCCGACTTTGTGGCCAATTGTGGCATGGCTCGCGTGTTTGCTTACTTGATGGAAACCAACGCCGAAATTACCGACCAAGCTATTTTCGGTGATACTTCACGGGTGATTCGGCAGGCGTTGGCTCGCACTCGGCAGCAGGGCGAGGGTATCACGGGCTTGGCCCAAAAGTCGTTTGAAATGGCGCTGCGGCAACTGGTATAG
- a CDS encoding ArsR/SmtB family transcription factor, which yields MKPLLSRVESKKVDKAAAMLKVLAHPKRLAIVDLLGKEDKMTVTEIYRTLDLPQAIASQHLITLKDRGILSSFKVGTKIYYSLSIPKLLDVIDSLEECCDTM from the coding sequence ATGAAACCCTTGCTCTCACGCGTAGAATCCAAAAAAGTAGATAAGGCCGCTGCCATGCTCAAAGTATTGGCTCATCCTAAGCGCCTGGCCATTGTGGATTTGCTTGGTAAAGAAGATAAAATGACCGTAACGGAAATCTACCGTACGCTCGATTTGCCTCAGGCCATTGCTTCCCAACACCTGATTACTCTCAAAGACCGGGGCATCCTGTCGTCTTTTAAAGTAGGTACCAAAATCTATTACTCGCTCTCCATCCCGAAGCTCCTCGACGTTATCGACTCTTTGGAAGAGTGCTGCGATACCATGTAG
- a CDS encoding TerB family tellurite resistance protein, whose product MKYAMNNDQLLQNYSDQEKAAYLSVIASLASADREASAAEIEFLQALSQQAGLSSGATQQVLSAAQDSTNQSVQANLDALRNSDLRFSLVTDLISFARADGSYANDEEAMVNKIASYLGINQQQTQALEQVVDQASTVPHDASDPAKQGFLSGITSKLEGVGIPKGALMAGLLGVAAPMVLSRVMGGRGQSMGGGMMGGGTMGGLLSGAMGGSSMGGLLGGLLGGGLLSSVLGGAGGAQGNYGNMPQQGSHVGSGGLGSLMSILGGLGGQPGSAPRSAGGGGLGSLLGGGGGMGGLLGGLLGGR is encoded by the coding sequence TTGAAATACGCTATGAACAACGACCAACTTCTGCAGAACTATTCCGATCAGGAAAAAGCGGCTTACCTCAGCGTAATTGCCAGCTTGGCCTCCGCCGACCGCGAAGCGTCAGCTGCCGAAATCGAGTTTTTGCAGGCATTATCGCAGCAGGCGGGCCTCTCTAGCGGTGCCACGCAGCAGGTGCTGTCTGCTGCTCAGGATTCCACCAACCAGAGCGTTCAAGCCAACTTGGATGCACTCCGCAACAGTGACCTGCGGTTTTCCCTCGTAACAGACCTTATCAGCTTTGCCCGTGCAGATGGCTCGTATGCCAACGATGAGGAAGCTATGGTGAACAAGATTGCCTCGTACCTCGGCATCAATCAACAGCAAACACAAGCACTGGAGCAGGTAGTAGACCAAGCCTCCACGGTACCACATGATGCCAGCGACCCAGCCAAGCAAGGCTTTTTGAGCGGCATAACCAGCAAACTAGAAGGTGTAGGCATTCCAAAAGGCGCCTTGATGGCTGGCCTGCTTGGTGTAGCAGCCCCCATGGTTCTGTCACGCGTGATGGGCGGCCGGGGCCAGTCGATGGGCGGCGGCATGATGGGTGGTGGCACCATGGGCGGCTTGCTCAGCGGAGCCATGGGCGGCAGCTCTATGGGTGGCCTGTTGGGCGGGTTGCTCGGTGGCGGCCTTCTGAGCAGTGTGCTTGGTGGTGCAGGTGGTGCGCAAGGCAACTACGGTAACATGCCACAGCAAGGCTCTCACGTGGGTAGCGGCGGCCTCGGCTCGCTTATGTCTATTCTTGGTGGCCTGGGTGGGCAGCCTGGCTCGGCTCCACGCAGCGCCGGCGGCGGTGGCTTAGGTAGCTTGCTTGGCGGCGGTGGCGGCATGGGCGGTTTGCTCGGCGGCCTGCTCGGTGGCCGCTAA
- a CDS encoding glycosyltransferase family 39 protein, which produces MSVSTTARKVSVGAFFSLLLVLGLCLHRDYGVSWDETTDHQNGAVNGRYVAELLFPGLLRGNPKLAAIPPLANYHENDHGVLFELPVAALGFLLTPSDSQTYFYMRHLLIFLMFVGGVWVLYQLGTIYFQSWQWGLLAALLLVLSPRFFAEAFFNGKDIPFMVCFALAMYTLFRFIAQPTAWRMVAHAVATAAAIDIRVPGIMLIAFTIGMILLEIGWAVPGRTASPRRWLFLALLYLGLTAILVVAGWPALWTNPVAHFMQAYQSLSHFNWPAKTNFYLGHYVAVEKLPWHYIPVWLVSTTPLPYVLVALLGLAAGLYQACRKGWGSLRSATVRLELLLAGWLFAPVIIVVALGSVLYDGWRHLYFIYPALLLWAVRGVKVLAEAVWQKQSTWKLSALGVGVFGLNALYVGGQMIQLHPYQNLYFSVLPPATAEQLMERDYWGLGFREGLEWIAVHDTSSHITIHTPAQYPLYNNLLILNPADRARFHYFPSPKSRYFITNFRWQPDSYLSSLGPEVYVIRAGGIKILSVFRRP; this is translated from the coding sequence GTGTCCGTATCCACTACAGCCCGCAAAGTAAGTGTGGGCGCCTTTTTCAGCCTGCTGCTCGTGTTGGGCCTATGCCTGCATCGCGACTATGGCGTTTCGTGGGACGAAACCACCGACCATCAGAATGGGGCCGTAAATGGGCGCTACGTAGCGGAGTTGCTGTTCCCTGGCTTACTACGTGGCAATCCAAAGCTGGCAGCCATTCCTCCTTTAGCCAACTACCATGAGAACGACCACGGCGTCTTGTTCGAGTTGCCAGTAGCAGCCTTAGGGTTCTTACTGACCCCCAGCGATTCGCAGACCTACTTTTACATGCGGCATCTGCTGATTTTCCTCATGTTTGTAGGCGGGGTGTGGGTGCTTTATCAGTTGGGCACTATCTACTTCCAAAGCTGGCAGTGGGGGCTGCTGGCTGCGTTGCTGCTTGTGCTTTCTCCACGTTTTTTTGCCGAAGCCTTTTTCAACGGCAAAGACATTCCCTTCATGGTTTGCTTTGCTCTGGCTATGTATACCCTGTTTCGGTTCATAGCTCAGCCTACTGCATGGCGAATGGTAGCGCACGCCGTGGCTACGGCCGCCGCTATTGACATTCGAGTACCTGGCATCATGCTAATTGCTTTCACGATTGGGATGATACTCTTGGAAATAGGCTGGGCGGTTCCCGGGCGTACAGCCTCTCCGCGGCGCTGGCTTTTCCTAGCGCTCCTGTACCTAGGTCTGACGGCTATCTTGGTGGTTGCTGGTTGGCCGGCGTTGTGGACCAATCCGGTTGCACACTTCATGCAGGCCTACCAAAGCTTAAGTCATTTCAACTGGCCTGCTAAGACTAATTTCTACCTTGGGCACTATGTAGCCGTCGAGAAACTGCCGTGGCACTACATTCCGGTATGGCTGGTTAGCACGACGCCGCTGCCGTATGTGCTCGTTGCACTACTTGGTTTAGCGGCCGGACTCTACCAAGCCTGCCGCAAGGGCTGGGGCAGCTTGCGTAGCGCTACGGTACGCTTGGAATTGCTGCTAGCAGGGTGGCTGTTTGCCCCAGTCATTATCGTTGTGGCGCTGGGGTCAGTGCTTTATGATGGCTGGCGACATCTGTATTTTATTTATCCAGCTCTTCTGTTGTGGGCAGTTCGGGGAGTGAAGGTGCTGGCAGAAGCAGTTTGGCAGAAGCAGAGCACCTGGAAGCTCAGTGCGCTGGGCGTAGGAGTATTTGGGTTGAACGCGCTGTACGTCGGCGGTCAAATGATTCAACTACATCCTTATCAGAACTTATACTTCAGCGTATTGCCACCCGCAACAGCCGAGCAGCTTATGGAGCGCGACTATTGGGGGCTTGGGTTTCGAGAAGGCCTCGAATGGATTGCAGTACACGATACTTCCTCACACATCACCATCCACACACCGGCTCAATACCCGCTCTACAACAACTTGCTTATTCTTAACCCTGCCGATAGAGCCAGATTTCACTATTTCCCTTCTCCTAAATCCCGCTACTTCATCACCAACTTCCGTTGGCAGCCTGATTCCTATCTTAGCTCGCTTGGCCCTGAAGTGTACGTAATCAGAGCGGGCGGCATCAAAATATTATCAGTTTTTAGACGCCCTTAG
- the hemA gene encoding glutamyl-tRNA reductase — translation MPHPFKAVSLSFKKAPLEIRELIALDEAACRRFLHTLHHELALTDLLVLSTCNRTEVYYTADRDQSPAIISALGELKHLTDISQYFPYFDILDSADEAVQHLFEVAMGLDAQVVGDLQISNQVKQAYQWSADEDAAGPFLHRLLHTVFFTNKRVQQETSFRDGAASTSYAALELVEELTADVANPRVLIVGLGEIGEDVCRHFGDSKFFTDVTICNRTRSKAAMLAGECGLKVLDFENLAQGLKDADVIISSINAPTPFFTRDLVANLDVLSYKFFVDLSVPRSIEGEVETVPGVLVYNIDAIQSKASAALERRLAAVPQVRAIIAESIAGLNDWSKEMLVSPTIQKLKNALEQIRQEEMGRFQKKMSPEETRRMDEVTKSLMQKILKHPVIQLKAACKRGEADQLIDVLTDLFDLENQPTAA, via the coding sequence ATGCCCCATCCATTTAAGGCCGTCAGTTTGTCCTTCAAAAAAGCTCCGCTGGAAATCCGCGAGCTGATTGCATTGGACGAAGCTGCTTGCCGCCGCTTTCTGCATACCCTTCACCACGAGCTGGCCCTCACCGACCTGCTTGTGCTCAGTACTTGCAATCGCACGGAGGTGTACTATACCGCCGACCGCGACCAGAGCCCCGCTATCATCAGCGCCCTGGGTGAACTCAAGCACTTGACCGATATCAGCCAGTACTTTCCATACTTCGATATCCTGGACTCCGCTGACGAGGCTGTACAACACCTGTTTGAGGTAGCTATGGGCCTAGACGCTCAAGTGGTTGGCGACCTGCAAATCAGCAACCAGGTGAAGCAGGCGTACCAGTGGTCAGCTGATGAAGACGCGGCCGGGCCGTTTTTGCATCGCCTATTGCACACCGTGTTCTTCACCAACAAGCGTGTGCAGCAAGAAACCTCTTTCCGCGACGGTGCTGCCTCCACTTCTTATGCTGCCTTGGAGCTGGTAGAAGAGTTGACGGCCGACGTAGCCAACCCACGCGTACTGATTGTGGGCCTTGGCGAGATTGGCGAAGACGTTTGCCGCCACTTCGGCGACAGCAAGTTCTTCACCGACGTTACCATCTGCAACCGTACCCGCTCGAAGGCCGCTATGCTGGCCGGCGAGTGCGGCCTCAAGGTCCTCGACTTCGAAAACCTGGCGCAAGGCCTCAAGGATGCTGACGTTATTATTTCGTCGATCAACGCTCCTACCCCTTTCTTCACGCGTGACCTGGTAGCCAACCTAGACGTGTTGAGCTACAAGTTCTTCGTGGACTTGTCGGTGCCACGTAGCATTGAGGGAGAAGTGGAAACTGTGCCTGGGGTACTGGTATACAATATCGATGCTATTCAGAGCAAGGCCTCGGCGGCGCTGGAGCGCCGGTTAGCTGCTGTGCCACAGGTGCGCGCCATTATTGCCGAAAGCATAGCGGGCCTTAATGACTGGAGCAAAGAGATGCTGGTTTCGCCGACCATTCAGAAGCTGAAGAATGCCTTGGAGCAGATTCGGCAGGAAGAAATGGGACGTTTCCAGAAGAAAATGAGCCCCGAAGAAACTCGGCGCATGGACGAAGTAACGAAGTCCTTGATGCAGAAGATTCTCAAACATCCCGTCATCCAGCTGAAGGCTGCCTGCAAGCGTGGTGAAGCCGATCAACTCATCGATGTTCTCACTGATTTGTTCGACCTCGAAAACCAGCCTACAGCAGCTTAG
- a CDS encoding mechanosensitive ion channel family protein, with amino-acid sequence MALHEFLNQRFLGNDVRAYLWCVGILLFGFAFKKLLSKLLSKLLFRFIRTKTEGVGEQHFQALLMQPLSVVIFLVSTYFAFQILDYPVRTSELEHNEPALKVFFFRLFQLAVFSGVGWIALRVIDFSVMVFQRRAESSPSHLNNQLIPFAKDLLKVLVITVTFLAMLSRVFGVNVTALIGGLGIGGLAVAFAAKESLENLIASFTIFLDRPFAVGELVTVGGITGTVEKVGFRSTRLRTAEKSYVTVPNKSMIDKPLDNLSLRTARRVSFTLSLSQATTSEQLRSIVEEARNAIEAHSLVEGTAEVKFAALTPTAKEVTVQYFVNTNSYDEYLDTKEDLNYSLIEVVERNGGHFANAGTTIVQLSNGAASLDPATPTLS; translated from the coding sequence ATGGCTCTACACGAATTTCTCAATCAGCGTTTCCTTGGCAACGATGTACGGGCATATTTGTGGTGCGTAGGCATTTTGCTGTTCGGGTTTGCCTTCAAAAAGCTGCTCTCCAAGCTGTTGTCGAAGCTGCTGTTTCGCTTCATCCGCACCAAGACGGAGGGAGTAGGGGAGCAGCACTTTCAGGCCTTGCTCATGCAGCCGCTGTCCGTCGTTATCTTCTTGGTAAGCACGTACTTTGCGTTTCAGATCCTTGATTACCCCGTACGGACTTCCGAACTGGAACACAACGAGCCAGCCCTGAAGGTGTTTTTCTTCCGCCTGTTCCAGTTGGCGGTTTTCTCGGGGGTAGGCTGGATTGCATTGCGCGTGATTGATTTCTCTGTGATGGTGTTTCAGCGGCGCGCCGAGTCTTCCCCGTCGCACCTCAACAACCAGCTCATTCCCTTTGCCAAAGACCTACTGAAGGTGTTGGTCATTACGGTTACGTTTCTGGCGATGCTAAGCCGGGTGTTCGGTGTGAACGTTACGGCTCTGATTGGGGGCCTGGGTATTGGTGGTTTAGCGGTGGCTTTCGCAGCCAAAGAGAGCCTGGAAAACCTGATTGCCTCGTTCACCATCTTCCTCGACCGGCCCTTTGCCGTGGGCGAACTGGTAACGGTGGGCGGCATTACGGGCACCGTAGAAAAGGTAGGCTTCCGTAGCACCCGGCTGCGCACGGCCGAGAAAAGCTACGTGACTGTACCCAATAAAAGCATGATTGATAAGCCGCTCGACAACCTATCGTTGCGGACGGCCCGGCGCGTAAGCTTTACCCTAAGCTTAAGCCAAGCCACCACCAGTGAGCAACTTCGGTCTATTGTGGAAGAAGCCCGGAACGCCATTGAAGCGCACTCGCTGGTGGAAGGAACAGCCGAAGTTAAGTTTGCGGCTCTCACCCCCACGGCCAAGGAAGTAACCGTGCAGTACTTCGTGAACACCAACAGCTACGACGAATACCTCGATACAAAAGAAGACTTGAACTACAGCTTGATTGAGGTAGTAGAGCGCAATGGGGGACATTTTGCCAACGCAGGCACCACCATCGTACAACTCTCCAACGGCGCAGCTAGCCTAGATCCAGCCACTCCTACGCTGAGCTAA
- a CDS encoding AsmA-like C-terminal region-containing protein, with product MKKIRRFTFYFLLGLAVVLGGAVAGVWLGQDRIIALFVQEVNHYLRTPVKVGRMEVSLLDQFPRVSITLHEVRVSGSLAQDTVPLARVRRLYCAFDAWDLWRGHYRIRAVTLTDGQVYVGHDGQGRPNYDVIQYDTTSAPSDKPLAFGLENVQLARIHTTYHDQLRQQRYTVQVENMKAELDVNDMLVDIAAQGDTHVEALQMGSDAYFRDKALKIKTRLRVDRAARLVTIEPSELNIGRAAYGIAGKVSYQGATDLDVRLDGRNTDVQSVLALLPPRVANRLSAYRSRGDVYFGGTVRGTLAGENNPRLDFQFGCRNASFYHPDYRQAVEQVFLTGSFSNGTSRSARTSELDLRGVRGTLHGRPFSGSLRYTNFQDPSVALELNADLDVARALRFYPVAAIRGGSGTAQLKVSFAGKMKEFRASPATAAVQSTGELTLRGVQLRLRDYTQPFSNLNGNFVLRHNDVTIGSFTGRVGGSDFQMTGVLGNALGWLLLPRQQLLINANLESRLLNFNQLLSLRASTTSAATAAAAQPGGYGFRLPTSLALNLRAHAQRVRFRRFRGQELRGTFRMQNQVLSASLLTVAAAGGRASFRGTLDARQPSLLRLSSSTSCQQLPLDSLFYVFEDFGQQFITARHLRGTLTASAESDMYFSGSLDPLTDKLEAEVKMTVRNGELNNFAPLQKLSMIAGRERLRDLRFAQLTTPVYIQSRTVYLPEMEIRSNVKAASLVRVTGTHTFDQQMDYHLSIPILPGLLSRVVPGNSTAGPSLLLAIQGDEDNFRVSYDRARAQTARQPTTAPAATRKPGLLDGLLKPAASGAAATSTTLPTEPRKPFETKKQPEKKPAQPQTGEYFDF from the coding sequence TTGAAAAAGATACGGCGATTCACGTTTTATTTTCTGTTGGGCCTAGCAGTGGTGCTTGGCGGGGCAGTAGCGGGCGTGTGGTTGGGGCAAGACCGTATCATTGCCTTGTTCGTGCAGGAGGTGAATCACTACCTGCGGACCCCGGTAAAAGTGGGACGTATGGAGGTGTCTTTGCTCGATCAGTTTCCGCGGGTATCCATCACGCTGCACGAGGTACGGGTAAGCGGCTCGTTGGCGCAGGATACGGTGCCATTGGCTCGGGTCCGGCGGCTCTACTGTGCTTTCGATGCCTGGGACCTATGGCGTGGCCACTACCGCATCCGGGCCGTAACCCTGACCGATGGCCAGGTGTATGTCGGGCACGACGGGCAAGGCCGCCCCAATTACGACGTGATTCAGTATGACACCACATCTGCCCCTTCCGATAAGCCTTTGGCTTTCGGGCTGGAAAACGTGCAGCTCGCCCGCATCCATACCACCTACCACGACCAGCTGCGGCAGCAACGCTACACGGTGCAGGTGGAAAATATGAAAGCCGAGCTGGATGTAAATGACATGCTGGTAGACATTGCTGCCCAAGGCGATACGCACGTGGAAGCACTGCAAATGGGTTCCGATGCCTATTTCCGCGACAAAGCCTTGAAAATCAAGACGCGTCTGCGCGTGGATAGGGCGGCGCGGCTGGTTACCATCGAGCCTTCCGAGTTGAACATTGGGCGCGCCGCTTACGGCATAGCTGGTAAAGTCAGCTACCAGGGAGCCACGGACCTAGATGTGCGCCTAGACGGCCGGAATACGGATGTGCAGTCGGTGTTGGCGCTGTTGCCACCGCGGGTTGCCAACCGGCTAAGCGCCTACCGCAGCCGCGGCGACGTATATTTTGGTGGTACGGTCCGGGGTACGCTAGCGGGCGAAAACAACCCCCGGCTGGATTTTCAGTTCGGCTGCCGCAATGCATCCTTCTACCACCCCGACTATCGGCAGGCAGTCGAGCAGGTTTTCCTGACGGGGAGCTTCAGCAACGGAACCTCCCGCTCGGCGCGCACATCAGAGCTGGATCTGCGCGGGGTGCGGGGCACGTTACACGGCCGGCCTTTCAGTGGGAGTTTGCGCTACACCAACTTCCAGGACCCAAGCGTTGCATTGGAACTCAATGCCGACCTCGACGTAGCGCGGGCGCTGCGTTTCTACCCAGTGGCGGCCATACGCGGAGGAAGCGGCACCGCACAGCTAAAAGTCTCGTTTGCGGGCAAGATGAAAGAATTCCGCGCCAGCCCTGCTACAGCGGCCGTACAATCGACGGGCGAGTTGACACTGCGCGGAGTGCAGCTCCGGTTGCGCGACTACACGCAGCCGTTCTCCAACCTGAACGGCAACTTCGTGCTACGCCACAATGATGTGACCATCGGTAGCTTCACGGGCCGAGTGGGCGGATCTGACTTTCAAATGACTGGCGTGCTAGGAAATGCGTTGGGGTGGTTGCTTCTGCCGCGCCAGCAACTACTGATAAATGCCAACTTGGAATCCCGGCTGTTGAACTTCAATCAGCTGTTGAGTTTGCGGGCGAGCACCACCTCTGCGGCCACTGCCGCTGCTGCACAGCCCGGGGGCTATGGCTTCCGGCTGCCAACGAGCCTAGCCTTGAATCTGCGGGCGCATGCGCAACGCGTGCGGTTCCGGCGCTTCCGGGGGCAAGAACTACGCGGTACGTTCCGGATGCAAAACCAGGTGCTAAGCGCATCTTTGCTAACCGTGGCAGCCGCTGGTGGGCGTGCGAGCTTCCGCGGCACCCTTGACGCCCGCCAGCCTAGCTTGTTGCGCCTCAGTTCCAGCACCAGTTGTCAGCAGCTACCCCTCGACAGTCTGTTTTACGTGTTCGAGGACTTTGGCCAGCAGTTTATTACGGCCCGGCACTTGCGCGGCACTCTTACCGCCTCCGCCGAATCAGACATGTACTTCAGCGGGAGCTTGGACCCGCTTACCGACAAGCTGGAAGCTGAGGTGAAGATGACGGTGCGCAACGGCGAACTAAACAACTTCGCTCCGTTGCAAAAGCTGTCGATGATAGCCGGGCGAGAACGGCTTCGGGACCTCCGGTTTGCCCAACTCACGACGCCGGTTTATATCCAGAGCCGCACGGTGTATTTGCCGGAAATGGAAATTCGCTCCAACGTGAAGGCGGCTTCTTTGGTGCGCGTGACAGGCACCCACACCTTCGACCAGCAGATGGACTATCATCTGAGCATTCCTATTCTGCCTGGGCTGCTCTCCCGAGTGGTGCCCGGTAACAGCACGGCCGGGCCTAGCCTGCTGCTTGCTATTCAAGGGGATGAAGACAACTTCCGGGTGAGTTATGACCGTGCCCGGGCGCAAACTGCTCGCCAGCCTACCACTGCGCCTGCTGCTACGCGTAAGCCGGGCTTGCTGGATGGCTTGCTAAAGCCAGCTGCTTCGGGGGCAGCAGCTACTAGTACCACGCTACCAACGGAGCCACGCAAGCCGTTCGAAACGAAAAAGCAGCCCGAGAAGAAGCCTGCTCAACCCCAGACCGGAGAGTATTTCGATTTTTGA